Proteins encoded within one genomic window of Halalkalibacillus sediminis:
- a CDS encoding cytochrome C oxidase subunit II, with the protein MKKSIFSILIISLLMVLAACGGGDSSEGDSSEDSSSGDNTTEETDSSSEEADSTLDIAATDFKFDKENYTASAGEVTVNLTNEEGKHGVQIQGTDLNLQEEGSGTVNLEPGEYKINCSVPCGEGHSDMVATLTVK; encoded by the coding sequence ATGAAAAAATCTATTTTTTCTATATTGATTATTTCACTCTTAATGGTTCTAGCAGCATGTGGTGGCGGAGATAGTTCTGAAGGCGACTCATCTGAGGACAGCTCATCTGGAGATAATACAACAGAAGAAACGGACAGCTCCAGTGAAGAAGCGGACTCAACACTTGATATCGCGGCAACTGACTTTAAATTTGATAAGGAGAATTACACAGCTTCTGCTGGTGAAGTTACAGTGAACCTTACCAATGAAGAAGGCAAACATGGTGTTCAGATTCAAGGAACAGATTTGAACCTTCAAGAGGAAGGATCAGGAACTGTTAATCTCGAACCTGGAGAATATAAAATTAATTGCAGTGTGCCATGTGGGGAAGGACATTCCGATATGGTTGCAACGTTAACCGTTAAATAA
- a CDS encoding SMI1/KNR4 family protein, producing MAEILNSHKKLSLEEIKEFETENQVSFTKNYMEFLIRWNGGYPEPNLFKISDEQGVSALNQFYGIGDMYSNLADYIDIYEYRLPDGFIPIANDSGGNVICLGTKEPYYEKIHFWDHEQEPEDPDDMSNMYFLANDIDEFLNNLYEDTEE from the coding sequence ATGGCTGAAATTTTGAATTCACATAAAAAGCTTTCGTTAGAAGAAATTAAGGAATTTGAAACAGAAAATCAAGTAAGCTTTACTAAAAATTATATGGAATTTTTAATTCGATGGAACGGCGGATATCCTGAGCCCAATTTGTTTAAGATTTCTGACGAACAGGGAGTAAGTGCATTAAATCAATTTTATGGGATTGGTGACATGTATAGTAATTTAGCGGATTACATTGATATATACGAATATAGGTTACCTGATGGATTTATCCCGATTGCAAACGATTCTGGAGGGAACGTAATATGTTTAGGTACCAAGGAGCCCTATTATGAAAAAATACATTTTTGGGATCATGAACAAGAACCAGAAGATCCTGATGATATGAGTAATATGTATTTTTTAGCAAATGATATTGATGAATTCTTGAATAATCTATATGAGGACACTGAAGAATAA
- a CDS encoding IS110 family transposase has translation MHDKQKYLYVGVDLHKQQHVGVTINCWQEKLGEITFDNKPSAFSKFLLEVDKQKEDGMTLAFGLEDVGGYGRSLAQFLADHGQLVKEVNPALSYAERKSHMTTQKSDSWDAECVARILVNKLEHLPDAKPDDLFWSIQQLVSRRNALVKAQGALKNQLHIQLNHHYPSYKKFFSEVDGKTALAFWERYPSPSSLQGVTIKQLTTFLLDASNNTCSVKKASEIVKLVEEDGLTKKQYQETRDFLVRSIVRDISFKKKEMGYVERELKELMSLLDFQLNTMPGIELVTASALIAEIGDVRRFPSANKLARFAGIAPVYFGSGGKGKMHKSKSGNRALHALFYNLAVQQVQVAKGSKLPRNPVFHTYYQRKQKEGKTKGQALVCIMRRLVNIVYGLMKYKTAYELPIIQEKEEVL, from the coding sequence ATGCACGATAAACAAAAATACTTGTATGTGGGTGTAGACTTACATAAGCAACAACATGTAGGTGTTACCATTAATTGTTGGCAAGAGAAGCTAGGGGAAATAACATTTGATAATAAACCATCTGCTTTTTCTAAATTTCTATTAGAGGTAGATAAACAAAAAGAGGACGGAATGACCCTTGCATTTGGATTAGAAGATGTAGGTGGATATGGGCGATCGTTGGCACAGTTTCTAGCAGACCATGGGCAACTTGTAAAAGAAGTAAACCCTGCGCTTTCCTACGCGGAACGAAAAAGCCATATGACGACACAAAAAAGCGATAGTTGGGATGCGGAATGTGTCGCACGCATCTTAGTCAACAAACTGGAACACTTACCAGACGCGAAACCAGATGATTTATTTTGGTCTATTCAACAATTAGTATCGAGAAGGAATGCATTAGTAAAAGCGCAAGGCGCATTAAAGAACCAACTGCACATTCAATTGAACCACCATTATCCAAGCTATAAAAAGTTTTTCTCCGAGGTGGATGGAAAAACAGCATTAGCGTTTTGGGAACGTTACCCATCGCCATCTAGTTTACAAGGTGTCACAATCAAGCAATTAACCACTTTTTTATTAGATGCGAGTAACAATACATGTTCTGTGAAAAAAGCGAGTGAAATAGTGAAGCTAGTTGAAGAAGATGGACTGACAAAGAAACAATACCAAGAAACTAGAGACTTTCTAGTGAGAAGCATCGTCCGAGATATATCCTTTAAAAAGAAGGAAATGGGCTATGTGGAACGAGAATTAAAAGAGTTAATGAGCTTACTAGACTTTCAACTAAATACAATGCCAGGGATTGAACTCGTCACAGCATCTGCCTTAATTGCGGAAATTGGCGATGTAAGACGTTTCCCGAGTGCCAACAAATTAGCACGATTCGCAGGGATTGCGCCTGTTTACTTTGGCTCTGGTGGAAAAGGAAAGATGCATAAAAGCAAAAGCGGAAATCGGGCGCTACACGCTTTATTTTACAACCTAGCAGTCCAACAAGTGCAAGTAGCAAAGGGAAGTAAACTGCCACGAAACCCAGTGTTCCATACTTACTATCAAAGAAAACAAAAAGAAGGCAAAACAAAGGGGCAAGCATTGGTTTGCATTATGAGAAGGCTAGTGAATATTGTATACGGATTGATGAAGTACAAAACAGCCTATGAATTGCCGATAATACAAGAGAAAGAAGAAGTTTTATAG